The following proteins are encoded in a genomic region of Macrobrachium rosenbergii isolate ZJJX-2024 chromosome 31, ASM4041242v1, whole genome shotgun sequence:
- the LOC136855494 gene encoding protein IWS1 homolog isoform X3: protein MLDVAEIRQLIARARENRPEMLPYIVEYVYIMLLLEIGMIAANLDIEEEEEGTPEEDKKDKGNSSSTANPRLILPKVSLILVPCPTEVTKDSEVQPVLKLPAQETQSESQEPPKASESQDISNSQGPPNVSESQVLHDISDSQELLDISNNHVPPSVSKTQVLHNVSESQGSPGVSESQPVVQNAVKQQNGADNLIEILPMATSTPPLRNAPVKGKDSASESMKLSEIKEELLDFSDMCTDQDIPTEEGSLSPVHHRPLKTQENLETSDNDPLQLEFLPIDSNDATAPATDNSQPCGTDTPEKKKVRHTTNKRKRTDTPSKRKRRNERLDESEEHTGSNDAYIQTGKDDRMEENSCETFGKFIAIQLRQLPLKNALNLQMEIHNLIAQERLKVLQEEMKKPVRAVNKKPRDDTSVQKSSANRAAKNKPTYREETTVKTTTVNEEPKKKLRPVRKAASVIKHSKDSIQKEVPKKRTIRSRVSGSFVESSPVMPDAIVPQPSAIYTFGNESLLNISTKSEDYDDDDSYWDAPSPVSVKSEAESISSL, encoded by the exons ATGTTGGACGTTGCTGAAATTCGTCAACTTATAGCTAGAGCACGTGAGAATAGACCAGAAATGTTGCCGTACATCGTCGAATATGTGTacatcatgttattgctggagattggAATGATTGCTGCAAACCTcgatatagaagaagaagaggaaggaacccCGGAGGAG gaCAAAAAAGATAAAGGCAACAGTTCATCTACTGCAAATCCTAGATTAATTCTGCCCAAGGTGTCCCTCATTTTAGTGCCATGCCCTACAGAAGTGACCAAAGATTCAGAAGTGCAACCTGTTCTGAAGCTTCCAGCACAAGAGACCCAATCAGAAAGTCAAGAACCACCCAAAGCTTCAGAAagtcaagatatttcaaataGTCAGGGGCCACCCAATGTTTCAGAAAGTCAAGTACTACATGATATTTCTGATAGTCAAGAACTACTTGATATTTCAAATAATCATGTGCCACCCAGTGTTTCAAAAACTCAAGTACTGCACAATGTTTCAGAAAGTCAAGGATCACCCGGAGTTTCAGAAAGTCAGCCAGTAGTTCAGAATGCTGTCAAACAACAAAACGGTGCAGACAATTTGATTGAAATATTGCCTATGGCTACAAGTACACCACCTCTTCGTAATGctccagtaaaaggaaaagattCAGCTTCTGAAAGTATGAAATTATCAGAAATCAAAGAAGAGCTACTAGATTTTTCAGATATGTGCACTGACCAGGACATCCCAACTGAGGAAGGGAGTTTGTCACCTGTTCACCACAGACCGCTAAAAACACAGGAAAATCTGGAGACTAGTGATAATGATCCTTTGCAATTAGAATTTTTACCAATAGATAGTAATGATGCAACAGCACCGGCAACTGATAACAGCCAACCCTGTGGGACAGACACccctgaaaaaaagaaagtgagacacaCTACTAACAAAAGGAAACGGACAGACACTCCTagcaaaaggaagagaagaaatgagAGGTTAGACGAGTCTGAGGAACATACTGGATCAAATgacgcatacatacaaacaggtAAAGACGATCGAATGGAGGAAAACAGCTGTGAAACTTTTGGTAAATTTATTGCCATACAATTAAGGCAGCTGCCACTTAAGAATGCCCTAAATCTTCAAATGGAAATCCATAATCTAATTGCTCAAGAACGCCTCAAGGTACTtcaagaagagatgaaaaagCCAGTAAGAGCTGTGAACAAGAAACCCAGGGATGACACCTCAGTACAAAAAAGCTCAGCCAACAGAGCAGCCAAGAACAAACCAACATACAGGGAAGAGACCACGGTCAAAACGACCACAGTAAATGAGGAgcccaagaaaaaattaagaccTGTAAGGAAAGCTGCTTCAGTCATAAAACATAGCAAAGACAGTATCCAAAAAGAAGTCCCTAAGAAAAGAACCATTCGCAGCAGAGTCTCAGGCTCTTTTGTGGAGAGCAGCCCAGTGATGCCTGACGCTATAGTTCCGCAACCTAGTGCGATCTACACTTTTGGAAATGAAAGCCTATTGAATATATCCACTAAAAGTGAAGACTACGACGATGACGACAGCTACTGGGATGCACCGTCACCTGTTTCAGTCAAATCTGAAGCAGAAAGTATTTCTTCGCTGTGA